In a genomic window of Drosophila takahashii strain IR98-3 E-12201 chromosome 3L, DtakHiC1v2, whole genome shotgun sequence:
- the corn gene encoding myosin-11 isoform X1, producing the protein MSATLFEMASQAEEQRPIVCLEEQQLMVGMSSLELSESVVTPGNCDGSDSGLDVASCCLSRVTLQRGLSSTSGGYTSSNGLEEIYDSCELKVTTVAQEPSETGSEKTTPPPRRTGSVKKKVAMFEPAESTGSPAKDQLRGRVANLKRAESLPRNTVGPGTPGTPSTQREKSRLSTSSSFRVPSSAATPTSARLARPQKPDTLPNALNRAQSVQRLSQVQRTPSLSRARTPGTPSDDGRWPANRGAARRGMSVTPEVTVNRMRGSPAPGGTLPRRRKQQSVEDLTGGRLSRSNSISRAAVVDARMTSSVMVVPTSRRSLAPATAKVNSLRRPQPVTPRTRIYHETAVQTALTSEDLEQVLGGGLLQTRALDAVEQRHQSTQAEPDQRDLELEQLRQEVRQLSGKLQREREEKLAMQQELHLNTERVMGMLELARVVSASAGTPTSEDSGDGSGHDSLLMLESQIQISGHELFERQQEIGQLRSMCRALQLEMRRSLATQQLLLQEKAAIEQESSELQDFLQHEKAAQCDALRDLEADYQAVKAQLANREEEAKVLRDECRHLVRLNEQRRQENRLLQTKFTALENKSRELIHQQNASVAGASTALSGLHSRLDGLVEQLVYSYSISEQDLEDIRFQAESEQVQNGQRPNGLDLPICPAASGDAIHTLVLASDGSLSPQRNQSFIAAVIGAIRQATTHSGKRLSLRQAGKRNGVGSGSAQAVTTGTTGHEAHGNGDDSDSTEMLDSETEPCLLMMDNVLEDVVHPDSHSHNMVSSCTGMISQIELPTELISQCSHQNNLNLNGIAGGDDSLQQLSQAITNRQQMELHMHKMNGMPMNPRDQCNTEELSCHDSLAELAELPSLMEYSTAQAVVDQVIEVDTLVTKLLKVLRLVQLDNDNCIQQLIVDKNKLQQHKEDMLEKLKDLEDVNLKLQDELMDATQELMIKGSDLGGAKAEMQRHRNEIDRLNEDICTLSTLCSSYKKLSPTTEFPPMRLLSPNQDSEQGDVLGILNLLKMWQAGGQLKDPRVRGYLEMVNGSQDNNNVERLRIYANQLEHVSRVLDDGLPMELPAPLRQLRQDIEVVRTNANWTQLLESNETDHNANGDVAAP; encoded by the exons ATGTCCGCCACTCTCTTCGAGATGGCATCGCAGGCGGAGGAACAGCGACCGATTGTCTGcctggaggagcagcagctgatGGTGGGCATGAGCAGCCTGGAGCTGAGTGAATCCGTAGTGACGCCGGGCAATTGCGATGGCAGCGACAGTGGGCTGGATGTGGCCAGTTGTTGCCTCTCGCGGGTCACCCTGCAACGTGGACTGAGCAGCACGAGTGGCGGCTACACGAGTAGCAATGGTCTGGAGGAGATCTACGACAGCTGTGAGCTTAAGGTGACCACAGTGGCCCAGGAGCCCAGTGAAACGGGCAGTGAAAAGACCACACCGCCGCCTAGGAGAACGGGTTCGGTGAAGAAGAAGGTGGCCATGTTCGAGCCAGCGGAGTCAACGGGTAGTCCGGCCAAGGATCAATTACGCGGCAGAGTGGCCAACCTAAAGAGAGCGGAGAGCCTGCCCAGAAATACTGTGGGGCCAGGAACACCTGGCACACCTTCCACTCAAAGGGAAAAGTCGCGCCTTtcgacctcctcctcctttcgAGTGCCCAGTtccgctgccacgcccacctcgGCGCGCCTGGCCCGCCCCCAGAAACCGGATACGCTGCCCAATGCCCTGAATCGGGCGCAGTCGGTCCAGCGGCTCAGCCAGGTGCAGCGAACGCCCTCGTTGAGTCGGGCCAGGACACCGGGAACGCCCTCGGACGACGGTCGTTGGCCGGCGAATCGGGGAGCGGCTCGTCGCGGAATGTCGGTGACCCCGGAGGTGACGGTTAACCGAATGCGGGGAAGTCCTGCACCGGGAGGAACCCTCCCGCGTCGCCGGAAACAGCAGTCGGTGGAGGATCTCACTGGGGGACGGCTGTCCAGGAGCAACTCCATTAGCCGGGCGGCCGTCGTGGATGCCCGCATGACCTCCTCGGTGATGGTGGTGCCCACAAGTCGCCGGAGTTTGGCTCCCGCCACCGCCAAGGTCAACTCCCTGCGAAGACCGCAGCCGGTGACTCCTAGGACTAGAATCTATCACGAAACTGCTGTGCAAACTGCCCTGACCAGTGAGGATTTGGAGCAAGTTTTGGGCGGCGGTCTGCTGCAAACGCGAGCCTTGGACGCCGTGGAGCAGCGGCATCAAAGCACCCAGGCGGAACCCGACCAACGAGACCTGGAGCTGGAGCAACTGCGCCAGGAGGTGCGCCAGCTGAGCGGGAAACTGCAGCGGGAGCGGGAGGAGAAGCTGGCCATGCAGCAGGAGCTGCACCTCAACACCGAGCGCGTGATGGGCATGCTGGAGCTGGCGCGAGTGGTGAGTGCCAGTGCGGGAACTCCGACGTCGGAGGACAGTGGCGATGGCAGCGGTCATGACAGCCTGCTCATGCTGGAGTCCCAGATCCAGATCAGTGGCCATGAGCTCTTCGAGCGCCAGCAGGAGATTGGCCAGCTGAGATCGATGTGCCGCGCCCTGCAGCTGGAGATGCGCAGATCCCTGGCCACccagcagctgctcctccaggAGAAGGCGGCCATCGAACAGGAGTCCAGTGAACTGCAGGACTTTCTGCAGCACGAGAAGGCCGCCCAGTGCGATGCTCTAAGGGATTTGGAAGCGGACTATCAGGCGGTCAAAGCGCAGTTGGCCAATCGCGAGGAGGAGGCCAAGGTCCTGCGGGATGAGTGCCGACATCTGGTGCGGCTCAATGAGCAGCGGCGCCAGGAGAACCGGCTGCTGCAGACCAAGTTCACCGCCCTGGAGAACAAGTCGCGGGAGCTGATCCACCAGCAGAATGCCTCGGTGGCCGGAGCATCAACTGCCCTCTCGGGATTGCACTCTCGACTGGATGGTCTGGTGGAGCAGCTGGTCTACTCATACAGTATTTCCGAGCAGGACTTGGAG GACATTCGCTTCCAGGCGGAATCGGAGCAGGTGCAGAACGGCCAGAGGCCCAATGGCCTGGACCTGCCCATTTGTCCTGCCGCCAGTGGCGATGCCATCCACACTCTGGTCCTGGCCAGCGACGGTTCCCTCTCCCCGCAGCGCAATCAGTCCTTCATCGCCGCCGTCATCGGTGCCATTCGCCAGGCCACCACCCATTCCGGCAAGCGGTTGTCCCTGCGACAGGCGGGAAAGAGGAACGGAGTGGGTTCGGGATCAGCTCAAGCCGTTACTACGGGCACCACGGGTCATGAGGCTCACGGGAATGGAG ATGATTCAGACTCCACTGAGATGCTGGACTCCGAGACGGAACCCTGCCTGCTGATGATGGACAACGTGCTGGAGGATGTGGTCCACCCGGATTCGCATTCGCACAACATGGTCTCCTCCTGCACGGGCATGATCTCCCAAATAGAGCTGCCCACGGAATTGATTAGTCAGTGTAGCCATCAAAACAACCTAAACCTAAATGGGATAGCAGGCGGGGATGACTCGCTGCAGCAGTTGTCCCAGGCCATCACCAATCGCCAGCAAATGGAGCTGCATATGCACAAGATGAACGGCATGCCGATGAA TCCTCGCGATCAGTGCAACACGGAGGAGCTGAGTTGCCACGATTCGCTGGCGGAACTGGCTGAGCTGCCCTCGCTGATGGAATACAGCACCGCACAGGCTGTGGTGGACCAGGTGATCGAGGTGGACACCCTGGTGACCAAGTTGCTCAAGGTCTTGAGACTGGTTCAGCTGGACAACGACAACTGCATACAGCAATTGATAGTTGACAA gaacaaactgcagcagcacaaGGAGGACATGCTGGAGAAACTAAAAGACTTGGAGGACGTCAATCTGAAGCTGCAGGACGAACTCATGGACGCCACCCAGGAGCTGATGATCAAGGGCAGCGACCTCGGGGGCGCCAAGGCCGAAATGCAGCGCCATCGCAACGAGATCGAC CGTCTCAACGAGGACATTTGCACGCTGAGCACACTCTGCAGCAGCTACAAGAAGCTGTCGCCCACCACGGAGTTCCCGCCCATGCGCCTGCTTTCCCCCAACCAGGACTCCGAGCAGGGCGATGTCCTGGGAATCCTGAACCTGCTCAAGATGTGGCAAGCGGGTGGCCAGCTGAAGGACCCGCGAGTTCGTGGATACCTCGAAATGGTTAATGGCAGTCAG GATAACAACAATGTGGAACGCCTTAGGATCTACGCCAATCAACTGGAGCACGTATCCCGTGTCTTGGACGACGGACTGCCCATGGAGCTGCCTGCACCGCTTCGTCAGCTGCGCCAGGACATCGAGGTGGTCAGGACGAATGCCAACTGGACTCAGCTGCTCGAATCAAACGAAACGGATCACAATGCCAACGGCGATGTGGCCGCGCCTTGA
- the corn gene encoding desmoplakin-B isoform X2 yields MSATLFEMASQAEEQRPIVCLEEQQLMVGMSSLELSESVVTPGNCDGSDSGLDVASCCLSRVTLQRGLSSTSGGYTSSNGLEEIYDSCELKVTTVAQEPSETGSEKTTPPPRRTGSVKKKVAMFEPAESTGSPAKDQLRGRVANLKRAESLPRNTVGPGTPGTPSTQREKSRLSTSSSFRVPSSAATPTSARLARPQKPDTLPNALNRAQSVQRLSQVQRTPSLSRARTPGTPSDDGRWPANRGAARRGMSVTPEVTVNRMRGSPAPGGTLPRRRKQQSVEDLTGGRLSRSNSISRAAVVDARMTSSVMVVPTSRRSLAPATAKVNSLRRPQPVTPRTRIYHETAVQTALTSEDLEQVLGGGLLQTRALDAVEQRHQSTQAEPDQRDLELEQLRQEVRQLSGKLQREREEKLAMQQELHLNTERVMGMLELARVVSASAGTPTSEDSGDGSGHDSLLMLESQIQISGHELFERQQEIGQLRSMCRALQLEMRRSLATQQLLLQEKAAIEQESSELQDFLQHEKAAQCDALRDLEADYQAVKAQLANREEEAKVLRDECRHLVRLNEQRRQENRLLQTKFTALENKSRELIHQQNASVAGASTALSGLHSRLDGLVEQLVYSYSISEQDLEDIRFQAESEQVQNGQRPNGLDLPICPAASGDAIHTLVLASDGSLSPQRNQSFIAAVIGAIRQATTHSGKRLSLRQAGKRNGVGSGSAQAVTTGTTGHEAHGNGDDSDSTEMLDSETEPCLLMMDNVLEDVVHPDSHSHNMVSSCTGMISQIELPTELISQCSHQNNLNLNGIAGGDDSLQQLSQAITNRQQMELHMHKMNGMPMNPRDQCNTEELSCHDSLAELAELPSLMEYSTAQAVVDQVIEVDTLVTKLLKVLRLVQLDNDNCIQQLIVDKNKLQQHKEDMLEKLKDLEDVNLKLQDELMDATQELMIKGSDLGGAKAEMQRHRNEIDRLNEDICTLSTLCSSYKKLSPTTEFPPMRLLSPNQDSEQGDVLGILNLLKMWQAGGQLKDPRVRGYLEMVNGSQIQNPPQDNNNVERLRIYANQLEHVSRVLDDGLPMELPAPLRQLRQDIEVVRTNANWTQLLESNETDHNANGDVAAP; encoded by the exons ATGTCCGCCACTCTCTTCGAGATGGCATCGCAGGCGGAGGAACAGCGACCGATTGTCTGcctggaggagcagcagctgatGGTGGGCATGAGCAGCCTGGAGCTGAGTGAATCCGTAGTGACGCCGGGCAATTGCGATGGCAGCGACAGTGGGCTGGATGTGGCCAGTTGTTGCCTCTCGCGGGTCACCCTGCAACGTGGACTGAGCAGCACGAGTGGCGGCTACACGAGTAGCAATGGTCTGGAGGAGATCTACGACAGCTGTGAGCTTAAGGTGACCACAGTGGCCCAGGAGCCCAGTGAAACGGGCAGTGAAAAGACCACACCGCCGCCTAGGAGAACGGGTTCGGTGAAGAAGAAGGTGGCCATGTTCGAGCCAGCGGAGTCAACGGGTAGTCCGGCCAAGGATCAATTACGCGGCAGAGTGGCCAACCTAAAGAGAGCGGAGAGCCTGCCCAGAAATACTGTGGGGCCAGGAACACCTGGCACACCTTCCACTCAAAGGGAAAAGTCGCGCCTTtcgacctcctcctcctttcgAGTGCCCAGTtccgctgccacgcccacctcgGCGCGCCTGGCCCGCCCCCAGAAACCGGATACGCTGCCCAATGCCCTGAATCGGGCGCAGTCGGTCCAGCGGCTCAGCCAGGTGCAGCGAACGCCCTCGTTGAGTCGGGCCAGGACACCGGGAACGCCCTCGGACGACGGTCGTTGGCCGGCGAATCGGGGAGCGGCTCGTCGCGGAATGTCGGTGACCCCGGAGGTGACGGTTAACCGAATGCGGGGAAGTCCTGCACCGGGAGGAACCCTCCCGCGTCGCCGGAAACAGCAGTCGGTGGAGGATCTCACTGGGGGACGGCTGTCCAGGAGCAACTCCATTAGCCGGGCGGCCGTCGTGGATGCCCGCATGACCTCCTCGGTGATGGTGGTGCCCACAAGTCGCCGGAGTTTGGCTCCCGCCACCGCCAAGGTCAACTCCCTGCGAAGACCGCAGCCGGTGACTCCTAGGACTAGAATCTATCACGAAACTGCTGTGCAAACTGCCCTGACCAGTGAGGATTTGGAGCAAGTTTTGGGCGGCGGTCTGCTGCAAACGCGAGCCTTGGACGCCGTGGAGCAGCGGCATCAAAGCACCCAGGCGGAACCCGACCAACGAGACCTGGAGCTGGAGCAACTGCGCCAGGAGGTGCGCCAGCTGAGCGGGAAACTGCAGCGGGAGCGGGAGGAGAAGCTGGCCATGCAGCAGGAGCTGCACCTCAACACCGAGCGCGTGATGGGCATGCTGGAGCTGGCGCGAGTGGTGAGTGCCAGTGCGGGAACTCCGACGTCGGAGGACAGTGGCGATGGCAGCGGTCATGACAGCCTGCTCATGCTGGAGTCCCAGATCCAGATCAGTGGCCATGAGCTCTTCGAGCGCCAGCAGGAGATTGGCCAGCTGAGATCGATGTGCCGCGCCCTGCAGCTGGAGATGCGCAGATCCCTGGCCACccagcagctgctcctccaggAGAAGGCGGCCATCGAACAGGAGTCCAGTGAACTGCAGGACTTTCTGCAGCACGAGAAGGCCGCCCAGTGCGATGCTCTAAGGGATTTGGAAGCGGACTATCAGGCGGTCAAAGCGCAGTTGGCCAATCGCGAGGAGGAGGCCAAGGTCCTGCGGGATGAGTGCCGACATCTGGTGCGGCTCAATGAGCAGCGGCGCCAGGAGAACCGGCTGCTGCAGACCAAGTTCACCGCCCTGGAGAACAAGTCGCGGGAGCTGATCCACCAGCAGAATGCCTCGGTGGCCGGAGCATCAACTGCCCTCTCGGGATTGCACTCTCGACTGGATGGTCTGGTGGAGCAGCTGGTCTACTCATACAGTATTTCCGAGCAGGACTTGGAG GACATTCGCTTCCAGGCGGAATCGGAGCAGGTGCAGAACGGCCAGAGGCCCAATGGCCTGGACCTGCCCATTTGTCCTGCCGCCAGTGGCGATGCCATCCACACTCTGGTCCTGGCCAGCGACGGTTCCCTCTCCCCGCAGCGCAATCAGTCCTTCATCGCCGCCGTCATCGGTGCCATTCGCCAGGCCACCACCCATTCCGGCAAGCGGTTGTCCCTGCGACAGGCGGGAAAGAGGAACGGAGTGGGTTCGGGATCAGCTCAAGCCGTTACTACGGGCACCACGGGTCATGAGGCTCACGGGAATGGAG ATGATTCAGACTCCACTGAGATGCTGGACTCCGAGACGGAACCCTGCCTGCTGATGATGGACAACGTGCTGGAGGATGTGGTCCACCCGGATTCGCATTCGCACAACATGGTCTCCTCCTGCACGGGCATGATCTCCCAAATAGAGCTGCCCACGGAATTGATTAGTCAGTGTAGCCATCAAAACAACCTAAACCTAAATGGGATAGCAGGCGGGGATGACTCGCTGCAGCAGTTGTCCCAGGCCATCACCAATCGCCAGCAAATGGAGCTGCATATGCACAAGATGAACGGCATGCCGATGAA TCCTCGCGATCAGTGCAACACGGAGGAGCTGAGTTGCCACGATTCGCTGGCGGAACTGGCTGAGCTGCCCTCGCTGATGGAATACAGCACCGCACAGGCTGTGGTGGACCAGGTGATCGAGGTGGACACCCTGGTGACCAAGTTGCTCAAGGTCTTGAGACTGGTTCAGCTGGACAACGACAACTGCATACAGCAATTGATAGTTGACAA gaacaaactgcagcagcacaaGGAGGACATGCTGGAGAAACTAAAAGACTTGGAGGACGTCAATCTGAAGCTGCAGGACGAACTCATGGACGCCACCCAGGAGCTGATGATCAAGGGCAGCGACCTCGGGGGCGCCAAGGCCGAAATGCAGCGCCATCGCAACGAGATCGAC CGTCTCAACGAGGACATTTGCACGCTGAGCACACTCTGCAGCAGCTACAAGAAGCTGTCGCCCACCACGGAGTTCCCGCCCATGCGCCTGCTTTCCCCCAACCAGGACTCCGAGCAGGGCGATGTCCTGGGAATCCTGAACCTGCTCAAGATGTGGCAAGCGGGTGGCCAGCTGAAGGACCCGCGAGTTCGTGGATACCTCGAAATGGTTAATGGCAGTCAG ATCCAAAACCCGCCTCAGGATAACAACAATGTGGAACGCCTTAGGATCTACGCCAATCAACTGGAGCACGTATCCCGTGTCTTGGACGACGGACTGCCCATGGAGCTGCCTGCACCGCTTCGTCAGCTGCGCCAGGACATCGAGGTGGTCAGGACGAATGCCAACTGGACTCAGCTGCTCGAATCAAACGAAACGGATCACAATGCCAACGGCGATGTGGCCGCGCCTTGA
- the corn gene encoding putative leucine-rich repeat-containing protein DDB_G0290503 isoform X3: MSATLFEMASQAEEQRPIVCLEEQQLMVGMSSLELSESVVTPGNCDGSDSGLDVASCCLSRVTLQRGLSSTSGGYTSSNGLEEIYDSCELKVTTVAQEPSETGSEKTTPPPRRTGSVKKKVAMFEPAESTGSPAKDQLRGRVANLKRAESLPRNTVGPGTPGTPSTQREKSRLSTSSSFRVPSSAATPTSARLARPQKPDTLPNALNRAQSVQRLSQVQRTPSLSRARTPGTPSDDGRWPANRGAARRGMSVTPEVTVNRMRGSPAPGGTLPRRRKQQSVEDLTGGRLSRSNSISRAAVVDARMTSSVMVVPTSRRSLAPATAKVNSLRRPQPVTPRTRIYHETAVQTALTSEDLEQVLGGGLLQTRALDAVEQRHQSTQAEPDQRDLELEQLRQEVRQLSGKLQREREEKLAMQQELHLNTERVMGMLELARVVSASAGTPTSEDSGDGSGHDSLLMLESQIQISGHELFERQQEIGQLRSMCRALQLEMRRSLATQQLLLQEKAAIEQESSELQDFLQHEKAAQCDALRDLEADYQAVKAQLANREEEAKVLRDECRHLVRLNEQRRQENRLLQTKFTALENKSRELIHQQNASVAGASTALSGLHSRLDGLVEQLVYSYSISEQDLEDIRFQAESEQVQNGQRPNGLDLPICPAASGDAIHTLVLASDGSLSPQRNQSFIAAVIGAIRQATTHSGKRLSLRQAGKRNGVGSGSAQAVTTGTTGHEAHGNGDDSDSTEMLDSETEPCLLMMDNVLEDVVHPDSHSHNMVSSCTGMISQIELPTELISQCSHQNNLNLNGIAGGDDSLQQLSQAITNRQQMELHMHKMNGMPMNPRDQCNTEELSCHDSLAELAELPSLMEYSTAQAVVDQVIEVDTLVTKLLKVLRLVQLDNDNCIQQLIVDKNKLQQHKEDMLEKLKDLEDVNLKLQDELMDATQELMIKGSDLGGAKAEMQRHRNEIDSQIKFKSALFRLK; the protein is encoded by the exons ATGTCCGCCACTCTCTTCGAGATGGCATCGCAGGCGGAGGAACAGCGACCGATTGTCTGcctggaggagcagcagctgatGGTGGGCATGAGCAGCCTGGAGCTGAGTGAATCCGTAGTGACGCCGGGCAATTGCGATGGCAGCGACAGTGGGCTGGATGTGGCCAGTTGTTGCCTCTCGCGGGTCACCCTGCAACGTGGACTGAGCAGCACGAGTGGCGGCTACACGAGTAGCAATGGTCTGGAGGAGATCTACGACAGCTGTGAGCTTAAGGTGACCACAGTGGCCCAGGAGCCCAGTGAAACGGGCAGTGAAAAGACCACACCGCCGCCTAGGAGAACGGGTTCGGTGAAGAAGAAGGTGGCCATGTTCGAGCCAGCGGAGTCAACGGGTAGTCCGGCCAAGGATCAATTACGCGGCAGAGTGGCCAACCTAAAGAGAGCGGAGAGCCTGCCCAGAAATACTGTGGGGCCAGGAACACCTGGCACACCTTCCACTCAAAGGGAAAAGTCGCGCCTTtcgacctcctcctcctttcgAGTGCCCAGTtccgctgccacgcccacctcgGCGCGCCTGGCCCGCCCCCAGAAACCGGATACGCTGCCCAATGCCCTGAATCGGGCGCAGTCGGTCCAGCGGCTCAGCCAGGTGCAGCGAACGCCCTCGTTGAGTCGGGCCAGGACACCGGGAACGCCCTCGGACGACGGTCGTTGGCCGGCGAATCGGGGAGCGGCTCGTCGCGGAATGTCGGTGACCCCGGAGGTGACGGTTAACCGAATGCGGGGAAGTCCTGCACCGGGAGGAACCCTCCCGCGTCGCCGGAAACAGCAGTCGGTGGAGGATCTCACTGGGGGACGGCTGTCCAGGAGCAACTCCATTAGCCGGGCGGCCGTCGTGGATGCCCGCATGACCTCCTCGGTGATGGTGGTGCCCACAAGTCGCCGGAGTTTGGCTCCCGCCACCGCCAAGGTCAACTCCCTGCGAAGACCGCAGCCGGTGACTCCTAGGACTAGAATCTATCACGAAACTGCTGTGCAAACTGCCCTGACCAGTGAGGATTTGGAGCAAGTTTTGGGCGGCGGTCTGCTGCAAACGCGAGCCTTGGACGCCGTGGAGCAGCGGCATCAAAGCACCCAGGCGGAACCCGACCAACGAGACCTGGAGCTGGAGCAACTGCGCCAGGAGGTGCGCCAGCTGAGCGGGAAACTGCAGCGGGAGCGGGAGGAGAAGCTGGCCATGCAGCAGGAGCTGCACCTCAACACCGAGCGCGTGATGGGCATGCTGGAGCTGGCGCGAGTGGTGAGTGCCAGTGCGGGAACTCCGACGTCGGAGGACAGTGGCGATGGCAGCGGTCATGACAGCCTGCTCATGCTGGAGTCCCAGATCCAGATCAGTGGCCATGAGCTCTTCGAGCGCCAGCAGGAGATTGGCCAGCTGAGATCGATGTGCCGCGCCCTGCAGCTGGAGATGCGCAGATCCCTGGCCACccagcagctgctcctccaggAGAAGGCGGCCATCGAACAGGAGTCCAGTGAACTGCAGGACTTTCTGCAGCACGAGAAGGCCGCCCAGTGCGATGCTCTAAGGGATTTGGAAGCGGACTATCAGGCGGTCAAAGCGCAGTTGGCCAATCGCGAGGAGGAGGCCAAGGTCCTGCGGGATGAGTGCCGACATCTGGTGCGGCTCAATGAGCAGCGGCGCCAGGAGAACCGGCTGCTGCAGACCAAGTTCACCGCCCTGGAGAACAAGTCGCGGGAGCTGATCCACCAGCAGAATGCCTCGGTGGCCGGAGCATCAACTGCCCTCTCGGGATTGCACTCTCGACTGGATGGTCTGGTGGAGCAGCTGGTCTACTCATACAGTATTTCCGAGCAGGACTTGGAG GACATTCGCTTCCAGGCGGAATCGGAGCAGGTGCAGAACGGCCAGAGGCCCAATGGCCTGGACCTGCCCATTTGTCCTGCCGCCAGTGGCGATGCCATCCACACTCTGGTCCTGGCCAGCGACGGTTCCCTCTCCCCGCAGCGCAATCAGTCCTTCATCGCCGCCGTCATCGGTGCCATTCGCCAGGCCACCACCCATTCCGGCAAGCGGTTGTCCCTGCGACAGGCGGGAAAGAGGAACGGAGTGGGTTCGGGATCAGCTCAAGCCGTTACTACGGGCACCACGGGTCATGAGGCTCACGGGAATGGAG ATGATTCAGACTCCACTGAGATGCTGGACTCCGAGACGGAACCCTGCCTGCTGATGATGGACAACGTGCTGGAGGATGTGGTCCACCCGGATTCGCATTCGCACAACATGGTCTCCTCCTGCACGGGCATGATCTCCCAAATAGAGCTGCCCACGGAATTGATTAGTCAGTGTAGCCATCAAAACAACCTAAACCTAAATGGGATAGCAGGCGGGGATGACTCGCTGCAGCAGTTGTCCCAGGCCATCACCAATCGCCAGCAAATGGAGCTGCATATGCACAAGATGAACGGCATGCCGATGAA TCCTCGCGATCAGTGCAACACGGAGGAGCTGAGTTGCCACGATTCGCTGGCGGAACTGGCTGAGCTGCCCTCGCTGATGGAATACAGCACCGCACAGGCTGTGGTGGACCAGGTGATCGAGGTGGACACCCTGGTGACCAAGTTGCTCAAGGTCTTGAGACTGGTTCAGCTGGACAACGACAACTGCATACAGCAATTGATAGTTGACAA gaacaaactgcagcagcacaaGGAGGACATGCTGGAGAAACTAAAAGACTTGGAGGACGTCAATCTGAAGCTGCAGGACGAACTCATGGACGCCACCCAGGAGCTGATGATCAAGGGCAGCGACCTCGGGGGCGCCAAGGCCGAAATGCAGCGCCATCGCAACGAGATCGAC TCCCAAATCAAGTTCAAAAGTGCACTATTTCGTTTAAAATGA